ATCTATGTTACCATAAGGCTTGCCAAGCGACAATGATATGTGATATCATTTGCCACTTGTATATATCCGTTTGGGATTAAAAACCAACATTATCTATGTATGAGGTATTATTTAGCTTTTCTAGGGTAAAGGAACGGCTGGGATATTGAGTAAGCGAtacagtataaaacaaaatctATACAGAAACACCTAACATTTGTTAATCTCGTGCAAATGGTTTCAACATCCTGAACTCCATGCTATTACCTGGTTAATATTTGAACCAAAGGTATTGATAATTTAGCATTATACCAAATTACTAATTAAAGGAAGACAAAACTTCCTGTAACTTTGAAGGGTTAAATTTATTATCAAGCTTATACTTGAATGTGTTGTTAAGTTTCTTGTACTGTGTCTTTATATTGGACGGATAGCCTCTATTCAAACACGCCAAATTGTACCCTGCTCTTGTAGGTGACACAAAGGAACACATGATATGATGTATTAACAATCAATGTAGATGTAACAGATAAAGGAACACATGATATGATGTGTTAACATTCTGTGTAGATGTAACAGATAAAGTGTTCCATGTTTTACACCCTTGATTTTATTATAGTGATagaataaaaatgaataaaaacgaCAACCATTCGTTCTGTTATTCCACATGGGTCTACACTTTCCAGATAAGAGTAATAATCCGCCAAGAGCCAGTGTTGTAATCAAGTTCTTTTATCCGAGTATGAATTACTTCCAAGTTTAGAGGTTCCGACTACGAAATACCATACTCCGAGTTCTGCCTCTATGATCCAAGTACCAGCGGCCGCAGCATATTAGAGTCTGACTTTTGAGTACTTTCTCACCCAAGCTGTGTtttattaaaaaacatttaTGACTTATTAAATATACAAGAACCTTATGCTTAGAACTGCTCCTTGATCGTCATTGTAAACAAATGATATAAAATAGAATGTTGTGACATTCATGTTCTGATCTTGTTATTGTTTGCCAAATTCGGAAAAGTCTCAGTATTTACCACAAATTTCTGATAGGGCTGTTGTAATGAAAATGTGACAGTAGCAACCATATGAACACATCAAACAACTGTGTGACATATACACAGGGGTCCTAGACTTATAATGGTATACTGCaatcatgggcgtcagcaggtttcagaaagtgagggggacactatactatctaagcggagcgccaccattggttggcgcgtagcgtaccagaaaattttgggtacataagaccccctagatcgcaggagacggccttcctgagtcgtttttagttacatcagaaacagatctgtgaggagaaattttgtctcacaaaactaaatcccgacagaaagtactggtagaaagatgccgttctgacaccaagggagacgaattacacagcgtccatctcaaaggaaatattgaaaaagtggcgccgtcacctccgggatgagtggagtggtatatataatacatgcatgtaggtgcgagacgtcagttgttatgtgcccaggtactttaataataataatcagaaaaaggcaccgtgcgcgcagagcgtgtgtagcgcctagccggcactcaacaataaagatctaccatatccgacgaatacatgtagccttaattacttaacccctacacccctatttgtccgtccagtccaagggactggaggtagtgatatgaacatagtaactcatcaccatctacctgtatgtcttacctaatcccttggaacccatacaaacaacatgtgtgcaagattcaatacactttcgaatggtgtccccccccccccccccgaacgaattaaatgggcagatttaggatattgggagaatgggagataaatgacggtgcaagtgatagatagcaggggcccagtgagtccagatttcttgaccttaaatagaaaatcgcgcatatgcatgtgatttttttttaataactactctgaaaagtgggacaaatgatatgatatcccctccacttttgaaagtgggggggggggtcaagtccccccgtcccccacctgttgacgcccatgacTGCAATCATGGTACTAATTGTTTGCATAAGTTAGCAACATACATCTATCGTGCACCTCCCATATACACTAGCCTACATGTAGGCTGGTACTTGGGGAACAGAGGCGCATTAGGATAGTACAATCATAGAGTACTGCAATGCAAAGGTTGTTTCCTGTTGTGACGTCAGCCTCACGTTACTGgtctagtgtcaaggtgtttcgacaacacagctagttgaggctagtttcaaggtgtttcgacaacaaaacttggtattgcattctgaggttttcactgagattagtgtcaaggtgtttcgacaacacagctagttgaggctagtttcaatgtgtttcgacaacaaaacctGGTACTGCAGTCTGAGGGTTTCACTTACCAATACCAGgacacagtgattcaaacacttggaatTCCATGCAGGGTGTTTCACTTACCACATCACAgacacagtgattcaaacacCTGGTAGAGCAAACTGAGTGTTTCGTGTACCATCTTTACCTAGGGCCTAGATCTGAGGGTTTCGCTTACCTTAGTGATGCCAACAGTTACTACCGCACACTGAATGTTTCGTTTTCCATCATTTCTTGACTTAATTTTATGCATTTCGTTTTAACAATGCTCTAAAAGTAACTAGCATCTTCATCTCTATCCCCAACACATCCGAAAACTCCACAATACTATCAGCGAATCTGAAACGGAATGACGTTAGaggtcaactagctgtgttgtcgaaacaccttggaactaacctcagccGTAGTGGTAGATCGAACAAAGACAAAAGTGTGCTGTAGTATTGAGAAAAGTCAAATGTACCGATTGGTTTTAAGAATTGCAAGAACTAGCAGATTATATTAGATGATGGCGAAGGCCAATTTGTACGTCAACCTCTCAAAGGGAAGGAAAATGCCTCTCCTCGGTTTAGGAACTTGGAAGGTTAGTTACGACGAGTGACATCTGCAATAATAATACATGTTGGTGTACCTGTACAGTGTCCACTTCCACGAAAGAATTTTTAGGGTTCCATTCTTACTAGTCTTAGGCTATCGTGACCTGCCTACACAGTACTACCTTCCAAAAAGTTTCCTCGACCGATACATAACTACACTAAGCGTGGCAGTCATTAAGATATCATTACTAACCACACTAGGTATGGCAATGAGACTGTTCATTATTGATTAAATTTAAAGTCCATTATGAAGTCCATGAAGAATTTCATTATATACACAAACTAGCCTAAGCAATCCTTAACTCTACACACATTTAAGGTACTTTTGAGTCGTAAGTAAGCACAAAATCATGATGATGTTCTATTTGCAGATATCAAGCAAATGAAAATTCGAACCAAATAATGGTGCCTCGTCTTTCCTAACTCTTTGGTGGATTAAAAAACTTCAATCAGACAAATGCATTGGCAGATGTATTGACCTTTCTGTTcattaaattgataaattgaaaCAAACTTGATGTACTCTATGTAAAACATGATTAAGTGACCCTATAAATCCTGCTATTGTAATAGTAAAACTTCCTAACAAACTACTAGTAATAACCTCTGGCCATTCCTCTCCGGCCATCCCTATTTGTTAATTGGTTTGCTTAAATATTTGGACAACTGTTACATAATTGTTAATTGTTATGTGAGATTAGTCTGAATACAATTAGGCAAAGCAACAGCATCTCTCCTGTTAATCATCtcttctcattttcatttttcagtcTGAACCGTCCAAGTTATCAGCAGCAGTGAAAGCAGCCATAGATACCGGTTACCGTCACATCGACTGTGCTTACTGCTATGAGAATGAAGAAGCTGTGGGAGATGGAATACAAGCCAAGATTACTGATGGCACTGTGAAAAGAGAGGACCTGTTCATCACCAGCAAGGTACAATATACATACTATATAAAATTACTTGGCTTACAGAATGTAAGCCATGGTTACTGAAGGTACTGTGTAAAGACAGGACCTGTTCATCACCAGCAAGGtactacatacatactatataaAATAACTTGACTTATGGAATGTAAGCCAAGATTACTGAAGGTATTCTCACAAGAGAGGACCCATACTGTGCAAAGAGACGATCTGTCATCACCAGCAAGGTACAATATACATACTATTTTAAAATTACTTGGCTTATAAAATGTAAGCCAAGGTTACTGATGGCACAGTGAAAAGAGGGACCTGTTCATCAGCAGCAAggtactatatatacatactctCAAAAATTACTTGGCTTATAGAATGCAAGCCATGGTTACTGAAGGTATTCTCACAAGCGAAGACCTGTTCATCACCAGCAAGGTACTATATGCTATATAAAGTTACCTGGCTTATGGAATGTAAGCCAAGGTTACTGATGGCACAGTGAAAAGAGAGGACCTGTTCATCACCAGCAAGGTACAATATACATACTATATAAAATTACTTGGCTTTTAGAATGTAAGCCATGGTTACCGAAGGTATTCTCACAAGAGTGGAcctgtcctttttttttggccaacttgctttaaaagttatttctttttctttccagtTATTTGAAAGTTTTCATCGTTTAGAAGATGTTGAGAGTGGCTTGAAGAAATCCCTACAATCTTTGAAGTTGGAATATCTTGATCTATATCTCGTGCACTGGCCATTTGGGATTCAGGTAAAAGTAAAGTAGAATGATCATACTCTGTACCTCATATACTGGCCATTTTAAGTCATCTATCTGGTGAGAATAATATTGAAGAAGGTAGTCAAAAAATAGTATAGTTATAGACTCATAATCATTGTAAAATACAGTATAGAAAGCCTGGAAAACAATAGTTAATAATAGTCAGCCTGCAAAACAGTAGTCAATAATAGTCAGCCTGCAAAACAATAGTCAATAATAGTCAGGCTGGAAAACAATAGTTAATATCAGTTAAGTCTAGAGTACAGTTGTGGTCAACCTGGAAACAGTAGTTAATTATAGTCAGCCTAGAACACAGTCATTAATTGTCAGTCTGGAAACAGTATGAAGACAGTTATAGTCAACCTGGAGAACAGGAGTTTATTAGTCGACCTGGAACacagtaatagtagtaatagTCAACCTGGGATATAGTAGTTGATACTAGTCAGCCTGGAACacagtaatgtaatgtaaatatattcttaAAAGGCGCATTACATGTAAAAAACATCTCAACGCGTCTCACAACATTAAAAGTAGTAAATTACAAACTATAATACCATAATTTCCAGTAAAAAGTTCGCAAAATAAACTCTATGATAAAAGATTAAGAATgctttaaatatgataataatattctATAAAACAATCCTGAttaaaaatattcttcaaaaagATGAGTCTTAAGTTTAGATTTAAAACCATCAAAATCGTCCGTTAAAACAAGTAAGTGTGGTAGAGTAATAGTCAACCTGGGAAATTCTAGTCAATAATAGTCAGCCTGGAACACAATAACAGTCAACCCTGAAAAACAGTAGTGATTCAGTAGTCAGTAATAGTCAACCCTGAAAACAGTAGTCAGTAATAGTCAACCCTGAAAACAGTAGTCAGTAATAGTCAACCCTGAAAACAGTAGTCAGTAACAGTCAACCCTGAAAACAGTAGTCGGTAACAGTCAACCCTAAAAACAGTAGTCGGTAACAGTCAACCCTGAAAACAGTAGTCGGTAACAGTCAACCCTGAAAACAGTAGTCGGTAATAGTCAACCCTGAAAACAGTAGTCGGTAATAGTCAACCCTGAAAACAGTACTCGGTAATAGTCAACCCTGAAAACAGTAGTGAATCAGTAGTCAGTAATAGTCAACCCTTAAAACAGTAGTCAGTAATAGTCAACCCTGAAAACAGTAGTCAGTAATAGTCAACCCTGAAAACAGTAGTCAGTAATAGTCAACCCTGATAACAGTAGTCAGTAATAGTCAACCCTGAAAACAGTAGTCAGTAATAGTCAACTCTGAAAACAGTAGTCAGTAATAGTCAACCCTGATAACAGTAGTCAGTAATAGTCAACCCTGATAACAGTAGTCAGTAATAGTCAACCCTTAAAACAGTAGTGAATCAGTAGTCAGtaatagtatgtatgtatgtatgtatgtatatgtgatcttcccgcaagcaggaactcgcgaaagaagccatggaggcttgtagacatTAGTCAACTGTAGTCAACAATAGTCAACTGAGCAAACAGTGTAGTCAACCTAAAAGGCAAGTTATCTTTCAGTTTTCTTGGAACTTATCCCAGATTTATTACCACTTGGTCCCTGTAAAATAGAAAGTTCATTACAATATCCTACACAAATTGTTTTAACTGTTCAGTAACCGCTCCTTTTGCAATGTAGGTTTCTCTTTGTTTTACAccttctcttacacaggctgtttagtggataagcagtttgctaacagttttgttttgttttatttttatttatttttatgtttgtttgtcatCCTTAGAACATTGAAGGTGAGATGTATCCCAAAGGACCTGATGGGAATACTCTGTTCAATGATGTACACTTCACAGAAACGTGGCAAGTACGATATCTGTACTACCTACCATTTAACCTGTATGACTTTTGCAGAAATCATTATTACAATGTCCTTATTCTTAGTGTAGCTTTATGAAGACAtgtcacatgtttttttttcttccagggGATGGAACAGTTAGTGCAGAAAGGCTTGGTCAAGTCAATTGGGGTCTCAAACTTCAACATATCGCAGATTAAAGAAATTCAAGCCCTCCCAAATAAAGTTCCTATTTCTAATAAtcaggtatttttttttcactctttgtATATTGATGTCATTGTGTTTGTCACAGTAAATGTTAAGTATTCATAATTGACATGTTCAGTACCCAGCATAAGTTTACAATAGCTTGGTCTCTGTATCGGACTGGAGCCATATCATCTCTGAAGAGTGTTTACTAAAGTGTTTCTGTGTGGAAGGTAGTGAAACATTATTGCAGAGTGTAGATGAAACAAAGTAATATACAGCTTCTTCGTAATGCAGACATCCAATACCTGTACTAAATGGACAGAGATCATTTATCAGGATTAGCTAAAGACTGTTTTCCCAATCCACAGATTGAATTATCTCCTTATCTTGTTCAAGATGATTTGGTGAGCTTCTGCAAGTCTCAGGGCATCACTGTCACTGCCTACAGTCCTCTTGGGTCCCCGGACAGAGAAGAGTAAGCTACTCCACCTCCATTTTCATTTGCTGTAGAATGTCTGGAGCTGGTTGTCTTGTGTGTGCATTACATGTATGTGAACTTCCTGGGGTCTGAAAACCTTGTGTTGTCATTGGATGTATGTATATTCTCTGGGAGTTGGATGCATTGTGTGGACatttcatgtacagtatgtgttctCTCTCACTGGGATGTTGATGCCTCATAacatgtttgtgtacattctGAGATGTGGATCCAACTTGTGGTCAGTAGATGTTTTTGGTCTGTATGTGGTCATTACATGTGTGTGTGCTTCCAGGGATCTGCATGCCTTACTTGAAATGGCATGTATGTGCACTTCTTGGAGTCTGACTGCCTTGTGTGGTCATAAATGTATGTGTACTTCCTGAGGTCTTAATGCCTTGTGTGGTCGTTAAATATACTTCCAGGAGTCTTAATGCCTTGTGTGGTCATTAATGTTATGTGCGCTTCCTATGGTAATGCCTTGTGTGGTCATTAAATATACTTCCAGGAGCTCTAATGCCTTGTGTGGTCATTAATGTTATGTGCGCTTCCTATGGTAATGCCTTGTGTGGTCATTAAATATACTTCCAGGAGCTTTAATGCCTTGTGTGGTcattaatgtatgtatacatcCTATGGTGTTAATGCCTTGTGTGGTCATTAAATATACTTCCAGGAGCTTTAATGCCTTGTGTGGTCATAAATGTTTGTGTACTTCCTATGGTGTTTATGCCTTGTGTGGTCATTAAATATACTTCTAGGAGCTTTAATGCCTTGTGTGGTCATTAATGTATGTGTACTTTTTATGGTGTTAATGCCTTGTGTGGTCATTAAATATACTTCCAGGAGCTTTAATGCCTTGTGTGGTCATTAATGTATATGTACTTTTTATGGTGTTAATGCCTTATGTGGTCATTATATATACTTACAGGAGTCTTAATGCCTTATATGGTCATGATATGTACTACCTGGGGTATGGGTGCCTTTTGTGATTATTACATATATACCTACTGTCTAGATACATTGGTGGCCATGACTTTCATATATGTTTCCTGGGATCTGAATGCCTTGTCATTAAATGTTTGTGTACTATAGCAGGATTTTAATTGTTATATTCATAGTAGTCTGATAATTTTATGCTAAACAAATAACTAGATGCGTAGTATACGAATAGTACGACATTATATATTGTGGTATCACAAAGGATGATAAGGAAAAAAGATGATTCCCCCATCACTTCTCC
Above is a genomic segment from Apostichopus japonicus isolate 1M-3 chromosome 5, ASM3797524v1, whole genome shotgun sequence containing:
- the LOC139967775 gene encoding aldo-keto reductase 1B-like; the encoded protein is MMAKANLYVNLSKGRKMPLLGLGTWKSEPSKLSAAVKAAIDTGYRHIDCAYCYENEEAVGDGIQAKITDGTVKREDLFITSKLFESFHRLEDVESGLKKSLQSLKLEYLDLYLVHWPFGIQNIEGEMYPKGPDGNTLFNDVHFTETWQGMEQLVQKGLVKSIGVSNFNISQIKEIQALPNKVPISNNQIELSPYLVQDDLVSFCKSQGITVTAYSPLGSPDREDPQDGEPVLMDDPKLIDLARKKGKSVAQILIRYHLQQNVACMPKSVTPSRIQENFQSLHFTLTDSEVKELKSLNRNHRYCTYYEAFGHPLHPFDPTH